One Candidatus Methylomirabilota bacterium genomic window carries:
- a CDS encoding arginase family protein gives MKVAQPAFAGIATFLRAPQRPLHAMPAYVVAVAGVTLDGSGEPGGPADGPRGIREASVSFLAALLPSMRGTLVDVDTGRRVEFTAEPPLVDIGNLDPLGGPGTPGERLRGDAAELARRAQLPVFLGGTRAISAPLLDGVAGATGQRLALLRVSSTLDLAEPPVTRPLAPEASLRAALELQVPVACLGVHGWQPVVDWTTAERRGVRVVTLADWRRAGFGGTTRAVAEELLGTAERLYVSIDIRVTDGAFVAGRNRVVSDGLLPAELLEVCESLATFPLAAVDVVEVAPLLDGTRRAEHLAFRALLALLLPRLSGKETGG, from the coding sequence ATGAAGGTGGCCCAGCCGGCGTTCGCGGGCATCGCGACGTTCCTGCGCGCCCCCCAGCGGCCGCTCCATGCGATGCCCGCCTACGTCGTGGCCGTGGCCGGCGTCACCCTCGACGGCTCGGGGGAGCCCGGAGGCCCCGCCGACGGGCCTCGCGGCATCCGGGAGGCGAGCGTGTCCTTCCTCGCCGCGCTCCTGCCCTCGATGCGCGGGACCCTGGTCGATGTCGACACCGGACGGCGCGTGGAGTTCACGGCCGAGCCGCCGCTCGTGGACATCGGCAACCTCGATCCGTTGGGGGGCCCCGGGACGCCGGGCGAGCGGCTCCGCGGAGACGCCGCCGAGCTCGCCCGCCGGGCGCAGCTCCCCGTGTTTCTCGGAGGGACCCGGGCCATCAGCGCGCCACTGCTCGACGGCGTGGCGGGTGCCACGGGCCAGCGTCTCGCGCTGCTGCGGGTCTCCTCCACGTTGGACCTGGCGGAGCCGCCAGTGACCCGGCCGCTGGCCCCCGAGGCGTCGCTCCGCGCCGCCCTCGAGCTTCAAGTCCCCGTGGCCTGCCTGGGCGTCCACGGGTGGCAGCCGGTCGTCGACTGGACGACGGCCGAGCGCCGCGGCGTGCGGGTGGTCACGCTGGCCGACTGGCGGAGGGCGGGCTTCGGTGGCACCACCCGCGCGGTGGCGGAGGAATTGCTCGGCACGGCGGAGCGGCTTTACGTGTCGATCGACATCCGCGTCACCGACGGCGCCTTCGTCGCCGGGAGGAACCGGGTCGTCTCTGACGGCCTCCTGCCCGCGGAGCTCTTGGAGGTGTGCGAGAGCCTGGCCACGTTCCCGCTGGCGGCGGTCGACGTGGTAGAGGTCGCGCCGCTGCTCGACGGCACCCGCCGCGCGGAGCACCTGGCCTTCCGGGCGCTGCTCGCCCTCCTCC
- a CDS encoding response regulator has protein sequence MPDGAVARGSETILVTDDEADVREFVREVLEMHGYTVLVAPNAAGALEIAERHAGPIHLLLTDLIMPGIGGRDLALRLAFQRRGLNVLFMSGFIDDVRAHEGIRTGRMPFLEKPFRSDELARKVRQVLDAPRRACPPHASRADA, from the coding sequence ATGCCGGACGGAGCAGTCGCGCGCGGCAGCGAGACGATTCTCGTGACGGACGACGAGGCCGACGTCCGTGAGTTCGTGCGAGAAGTCCTCGAGATGCACGGCTACACGGTGCTGGTGGCGCCGAACGCGGCCGGGGCGCTCGAGATCGCCGAGCGGCACGCGGGCCCGATTCACCTGCTGCTGACCGACCTGATCATGCCGGGGATCGGGGGGCGAGACCTGGCGTTGCGTCTGGCATTCCAGCGCCGGGGCCTGAACGTGCTCTTCATGTCGGGCTTCATTGACGACGTGAGGGCACACGAAGGCATCCGGACCGGACGCATGCCCTTCCTGGAGAAGCCCTTCAGGTCCGACGAGCTGGCCCGGAAGGTCCGGCAGGTGCTGGACGCGCCCCGGCGCGCCTGCCCGCCGCATGCCTCCCGCGCCGATGCCTGA